GGCGCGCACCTGGGGAAGGGCCGCCTCGGCCACGGCCCGCACGGCCGCGGGGCGCAGGCCGTCCAGAGCACCGGCCGAGGGACCGCGCAGGTCGGCCTTCAGCGCCTTCCCGAGGCGCGCCCACTCCGCCTCGAAGCCGGCGTCGTCCTTGCGCTCCCGGGGCGACCGTCGTTCCAGGGACTCCGAAGCGGCCAGATTCACGCGCACGGCGGCCAGACGCTGCAGCGCCAGCCAGCGACGGCCGTCGTGGAGCGCCTTGTCGGCGCGCTCGAGGATCGGCGCGCTGGCCTCCTTCACCTGGACCCAGAGCTCGTCCGTGGACGTGTTGTTCTTCAGAAAGACGGACCAGCGCGCGATCTCGGCTGCGAGCGGGTCGGCGGTTGCGGCGCCCGCCCGGGGATGCGCCAGCGCCAAGGCGACCAGGAGGGCGCACACTCCTGAGGAAACGGCTCGAATGTTCATGACAGGGATCTCGGGATTGCAAAGGCTTCCCTCGGCAGGGAGGGAAGAGCGTCACCGGGAGTGACGCCTTATGATAGCCCAAGAACCGAGTCCGGGATGCGGAGGCCCTGCTTGAAGCGCATCCGGATGTCCTTCACCTTCTCGAAATCGGCCAGCGGGTCGCCTCCCAGGACCAGGAAGCTCGCCTCGTATCCTTCCTGGAGATGCCCGATCTTCCGCTTCGGGAAGATCGTCCCGGCGGTCGTCTCGCACCAAGCCTTGAGGAGGGCGCGGTTGTCGAGGACGTTCAGGGTGTGCACGTTCAGCGCTTCGGCGAGGGCGGTGACGCCGTAAACGTCGGGGCCGAGCGCGATCTTGACGCCCGCGTCGCGCAGCAGCCCCAGATTCCCCGCCTGGATCTGCCTCGCCGTCTTCAGCTGCGCGGCCTCCTCGGGCCTGGCCATCTCCGCCGCGGCCACGTAGGTCGTCGTGACCACGACGACGCCCTGGCGCGCGGCAAGCGCCGCGTCCTGCGCCGTGATCGGGAACCACTCCTGGTGCTCGGGTGTCGGGAAGTAGCCGGGCATGTGGTTGATCTCGTCCACCCCCGCCGCCAGCGCGTTGCGGAAATCGACCGCCGTCTCGATGTGGCAGGACACGCGCAGGTGATCGGCGTGCGCCCGATCGACGATCGAGCGCAGGACCTTCGGGTCGAGTCCCCGGTGGCCGTAGTAGGCCGGGTCGTTCCGCCTCGTCTCGAACTCCTCGGAATAGAGCAGGTGACCCTTGATGAAATCGGGAGCGCCGGCCATGATCATCGGCCACTTCTTCTCCAGATCCGCGTCGTTGTCGATGATGACGTATCCGAGATTTTCGAACGTCCCGTCGGGCCCCGGGGTCTTCACCTTCCTGAGGTACTCCTCGTACAGCCTGACGGGATGCCCCCCCGCGGCGGTGATTCCCGCGTTCGCGAACACCACGTCGACGCCGTCCGGCCGGTTGATCTTGTCCTTGATCTTGCCGGTGTCGCGCGCGATGCTGGCGGGGTTCTTGGCATAGAAGATCCCGTCCCGAAGGTACTGCCGGAGGATGTTGTCGATGTCGTGCGGGCCGGCGATGTAGTGGTTGTGCGCGTCGCCGAACGGCGGCACGACGTAGCCGTCCTTCAAATCGACCACCTCGTCGACAGCCGCCGGCGCCTTGACGGTCAGCACGCCTCCGGCGGCGTAGAAGACCCGGCGCCTGAACACCGTCCCGTCGAACCATCTCCCGTTGACGAGCTTGCAGACCTTGTCCTTGACGGGGGAGGGGAGGGCTTGCGGCTGCGGCGCCTCCCCGCGCGAGGCGGTGAGGACCAGGGCCAGCGTCAGGCCGGCTGCGGAAAGCATCCGTGCGCTCCCGGCCTGATCCCGCCGATGATCCCGGCGGTCTTCAAGGGCAGGCCAGAATCGAGGTGTCCTGCTGGCTCGTGCCGTAGGTGCCGGCCCCGCACGAGTTCTCTCCGCGCGCCAGGTACCAGTACGCCTGGCCAACCGGGGGAGCCGGCCGGGTATCGGGGAACGAGGTGCCTCCGCCCTCCAGCGCGCAGGCGGCGGAGGAGAAGTTCACGGACCCACTGGACAGGATCTCCCCCGAGACCAGGTCGTACACGGTCTCGGGACCGACCAGGACGCCCTGGCTGTCCCACGCCAGGCCGGTCGGATCGGCTCCCGCCACAGATAGATTGGTCACTGCCACGGGCGCGCTCCAGACGAAGGGATTGTTGTCGTTGCAGTCGTCCCCACCGCACAGGGAGCCGCGGTGTCCGTCGCCGTCCGCGTCCAGGACACCACCGCCGCTGCAGACGCCCGCCTGGCAGGTGTCGGCCTGCGTGCACGGATTGCCGTCGTTGCAGGCCGAGCCGTCGCCGATCACCGCGGCCGTAGTGACCGAGGCGTCCGAGGTGCATCCGCCCAGCGTGACGCTCACCCTGTACGTTCCCGAGGCGGCGGTCGTGGCGCCCGGGATCGAAGGATTCTGCGCGCTCGAAGCGAAGCCGTTCGGACCGGTCCAGCTGTAGGTGGCGCCGGCCACAGTCCCGGCCGACAGCTGCAGGGTCGCGCCGGCGCAGATCGGGCCGTTGTTCGACGCGGCCGGGGAGGAGGCGCCGTTGACCGTCAAGAGCCCGACCCCGGTCGACGACTGCCCGTCGGGGTTGGTCAGGGTGATGTCATGGACGCCCGGCGCGGCTCCGACGGTCGACAGGCTCAGGGCGACATGAGTGGGATCCGCGAACGTGACGCCGTTGACCCCGACACCACCGCTCACCGTGGCCGAAAGATGGTTGGGGTAGCCCGGACCGCCCGCGTCGGCCCCAGGGTCGAAGAACTCCGAGCCGGCCGATGACGCACCGGCGATGGTGACGTCGACCGTCGCCTGACCTGCGCAGATGCTCGAGGGGACCGCGCCGGTGGGCGACGCCGGCGGCGGCGCCTTGAGCTGCACGACCTGGACCCCCCACGAATTGGTCGCGTCGCACCACTCCTGGAACGTCCAGAGCGTCATGTCATCGGTGGGATCGACGACGGTGTGCGAATAGTCGCCCCAGCGCTGGCCGTCCACGCTTTGCTGGTTGTAGGCGCTCGCGGAGATCTGCGCCAGGGATGGGACCTTGATCGTGCCCAGGGCGTCGGTCCGCAAGCGGCCGGCGGTCGCGACGCCCGCGAAATCATTCGTGCTCGCGTAGCTGGAACCGAGGGCCATGTGCCCCTGACCGCTCGCCGCCACCGTGTCGATCCAGAAGCCGCGCGGGTTGGTGGACACCGTGTCGAAGAGCGTGCCGGCCTGGTTGAGCGACGGCGTCCCGCCCAGGTTCGTGAACTCGTACCAGCGCGAACCGTTGCGGGTGCCGTGCGTGGACACGACCCCGCTGGAATTCACTTCGAAGTTGTGCGCGGTCCAGAGGCTCGTCGCGCCGGTGATCTTGTTCTTGTGGATCGATGCCGCGAACAGACGATCGTCCAGCGCGTCGAGCCTGCGGTTGCTGGCCGATCCCTTGACGGCCTGCGGGATCGGGAGGGTCGTCGCCGGGACGGTGAGGACGATGTTGCCGGAGATCGACGGGGTACCCCCCGGATTGCTCACGCGCAGGATGTCGATCTGGCTGAAGAGAATCGTGTCGACTCCGATGAAGAACCCCTGGGTGGCGGCGGGATCGTCGTTGTCGACGCCGCGCGGGGACCAGGGCCCCGCTATGGCCGCGGATGCGATCCGGCGGAATGCCGTGACCGTCAGCGTCCCGGCCAGGAGCCCCGCCTTGTTGATCACGTAGCCGGTCGATCCCAGGTAGACCGTCCCCGCCGCATTGAAGACGTTCACGCCGATGTAAAGGGCGGACCGATCCACGCCGAGGCTGTCGTAGTCGGCGAACCCCCCCGTATCGTTGTTGGGAGTCGTCCCGACGAGATCGTGCTGGAACGCGAAGAACGTAAAGCTGGAGGACGAGGAGATCGTCGGGCCGGAGCTGACGGCGATCAGGATCTTGTTTGGAGTCGTGGTAGTCAATTCGGTGACGAACCAGCGCCCCGAGAGCCTGTCGTAGCGCACCTGGGGGTCCGTGATGTCGGACCCGCCGGTCACTGAAGCGAAGAAGACGCCATCGGTCACGTTGAGCCCGCCGAGGCTCCCGGTCTTGTCGAACACCTTGATCCGGCCGTTGGCCATCGCCAGGATCTGGGTCGGACCGACATCCCCGACGCTGTCCGGGGGGATGAACATGGATTCGTTCGGGGAGTTCAGTGAGATCGCCTTGAAGTTGGTCCCGACGACCTGGGGCGCGAGCGGCGTCACGGCCTCCGACGTGAGGGGCTGGGTCTGGCTCGGGGGCGGCCATTGCGACACGGGGGGCGCCGCCGGGTTCTCCCTGATCGGCCCCGGCCGGCCTTCCGGCTCCTCCCTCAGACGGGGGAAGGCCCGGATCTTCGGGGCCCTGGCCTCGCGCTCCATGAGATCAGCGACTGATTCCCGGACCCCCCGTCCCCCCGTCCAGGGGACCCCCACTGTTTCGCCCGGTTCGACCCTTGCGCGTCCCACGGACTCGTCCTGGGCCGGGGACGACCCCAGCGCGACCGATGCGACGAGGATTCCGCTCAGGACGGACCTATGACGGGGGGAAGGCATCGTCCGTGAATCTTACGACGAGACCCACCAGCCTGCAATGCCGATCTCGCAAGATCACCGCCGGGCGCCGGCTTTCTGGCCGAGGATCAGGCTACTTGACCCCTGGGCCGTCATCCGCAGGAAGGCGGGCTTGTCGAGAACCGAACCATCGGATTCGATGCAGACGAACTCATCGGCCAGGTGGGATCGGTACCACTCGACGTCTCCCGCCAGGGATGCCGCCACGTACTCCTCGTTCAATCGGCGCAGCTGTTGATCCTGAGACACGGAATCCTCTCCATCAATCATAGTGCTTGATCTGCGCCCAGGTCTCGGCGACCGGCGCGCGGAGCCCACGGCACACCCACACGGGACGCCCGTTCTCGTAGGGCATGCATCGTCCGCAGTCGATGGTCGCGGCGCGCTCGACCGCCTCGAACCGGTCGCCCAGCCGGTCCTCTTCGCCGCCGACTACGATCAGGACGCGTCCGTCCCAGCCGCGCGGACCCCAGAGCCAGTAGTTGTTGTGGGCGCTGATCGCCTGTGGGAGGCCCTGCCTGCGGCCCAGCAGGTCGAGAGCGCCGGCGACGCCGTAGTCGGGGGCGAAGATCCGCGCCGCGGTCGCGTCCTGGGCCGGCAGGGGTCGGTAGACGTCTGCGATCGTTCCAACGATCGCGTCCCAGCCCTGCATGTCGGCATAGAACTGTCCCAGCTCTCCGAGCTCCTTGCGCTCCTCGGTCGAGGGCCGCTCGCCGAGCGCGCGCGAGTAGCGGATATAGGTGTCGACCGGCAGGAGAGGCAGCGCGAGCGGGGCGGTCACGGCCCCGGCGACGATCAGCAGGACGACCGCGACCGGGCGCAGCCAGGCGAGGTGCTTCCGGTCGAGGAGCCTCTCGCCCGCCACACCACCGGCCGCGAACAGCCAGGTGTAGGCGGGTGCCAGATAGCCGGACCGGCTCGAGCCGGAGAGCACCAGGATGGAAAAGACGGTGAGGTAGATCCAGCCCAGCAGATAGTGCCTCTTGCCGTCTGCGTGCAGGAACAGCCAGGCGAGGCCACCCATCCAGAGCGGCAGGGTCAGCGGATGCACCATCCTGATCTGGCCGATCAGGAAGTCGAGCGGCGCGACCGCGACCATCTTGTCGGTCGTGGCGTTGTGGATGAACTCCAGGGTCGGCCAGCCGTGTCGCACCTGCCAGAACAGGTAGGGAGAGAAGAGGACCAAGGCGATGGCTCCGCACAGCCAGGTCCAGCGCGTCGCCAGCCAGCGCCGCTGCGGCGTGGCGACGAGCCCCGCGAGCAAACCGGCCCCCAGCCACAGGACGCTGATCTTGTTGGCGAGCCCCAGACCCAGGACCAGCCCCAGAAGCAGCCAGAGCCGCGGGTCCGCACCGTCGATCAGGCGGATGAGCAGGAAAGCGGCGAGCGCCCAGAAGACGATGTCGAACGCGTTCATCGAGTAGAAGTGATCGAGCGCGAGATATTCCGGGGCGACCAGCGCTCCGGTCATCGCCAGCGCGACCGCCCAGCGGCCGCCGCCGAGCGCCCGCGCCATCAGACCCGCGAGCGCCACCGTCGCCGCCCCGAGCACCGCCGGCAGCAGGCGCAGGGCGGGACGCGAATCACCGAGCAGATGCCTGACGGCCCACAGGAAGAGGATCGACAGCGACGGATGATCGACGTACCCGGGCGCGAGGTGCTCGGTGCAGGCGAGATAGTAGAGCTCGTCCCGGAAGTAGCCGTAGCCCGTGCTGGTGGCGAGATGCAACAGCAGCTTGGCGAGCGCGAACAGCCCGATCAGGCGTAATCGGCTCATGGCCGGTGCGAGCGCACGTCTCTGTGGTCTATCGCCCCAGCAGGATCAGAGCGCCGGCAGCCGCCGCGAGGATGGACATGAGAGTCCCGAGCGCCGAAAAGCCACGATTCAGCAGCGGCATCAGCCCCGTCAAAATGAGCCAGACGCCCAACAAGAGCATGCCGAGATTCTTGGTCAGTTTCATCGGGCGGCCCCCTTCTCAAGCGGTCAGTGTTTGTCCGTCTGTGCTTTCGAGGTGCGGTGTCGCGGTGTGATGACCTTCCGGTATCGGTCTGGGTGCCATGCGTCTCCTTTCATCGCGGAGCTTCGCTCTCCTACGCCGACTTGTTGGACTTCCCCTCCATCAGGGTCTGCCAGGCGCCGTCGTCGCCGAGGATCTCCCACTTGAAGGTGTAGCTCGTCGGTGAGATCTCCTGGATCGTGTAGCGCGACTTGACCATCTTGCCGCCCATCTTCGCCTCGTCGTCGTAGACCCAGCTCCTGTCCTGGACCGTGCCGCGCGGCACCGTGGCCATGTCCATCGGACCGTTGTTGACCGCATAGTAGGTGTAGGCCTTCTCTTCCGTGCTGTAGCCCAGGATGCCGAGCGCCTTCGTCGGCCCCATCGGACCCTTTCCCTCGGAGCGGCAGACCACGGCGAAACCGCCGTCGAACCACTCGCAGGTGTCATGGTTCGTCATCCTGCCGCCGGGCATGAAGGGACTGGGCTTCATCTCCGCTTCGGCGGTCCACTTGCCGACGAAATATCCGAGCCTCTTGTGCTCGGGCCCGGGCTTGGGCTTTTCCCCCGGCGCCTGCGCAAGCGCCAGCCCGGACGACAGGACGAGACAGACGGCGATCTGGAGAGCCCTGGTTCTCATGTCTCACCTCCTTGGATGAAGCGGGATCCTAGCACCGCCAGGGGGAGACCGATCCTCCGATGGACCGGGGCCCTCGTCCGGCAGCGGCGGAGGCGCCGAGTAGCGGGGGTCGGTGACGAACGACACATCGGTCAGGCTTTTCAGGAATTCGACCAGGTCTGTCTTGCCGCGAGCATCCAGGTCGAACCCCCGTATGAGATCGCTTTTCCGCGGACTGTCGCGGCCGTCACCGGCGAGAGGACCGTCCGGGACGAGCCGGCCCCCCCGGGCGTACTGTTCGATCACCTCATTCAGCGTCGCGATGCTCCCGTCGTGCATGTAGGGGGCCGTCAGCCCGATGTTGCGGAGCGTGGGGGCCCGGAAGCGGCCCATGTCTTCCATGCGCCCCGTGATCCCGTAGAGTCCCGGGTTGTCGCCGGGATAGTTCCCGGCGCCCCCCAGGTTGTACAGACCGTTGTTGTGGAACGTGGCCGGGATCGGTCGGGCGCCTTCGAAGGCGATCGGCCCCGAGAAGGTGAACCCTCCGTGGCAGCGCGAGCAGTTCAGGCGCGCCGAGAAGAACAATCGCATGCCGCGCCGCGCCGACTCGGACAAAGCACCGGCGTCGTCGCGGTAGATGAGGCGGTCGTAAGGGGAATCGCCGGAGAGCAGCGTCCTCTCGAAAGAGGCGAGGGCACGGGCGACATTCGCCAGGCTCACCGGGTCCGGGTCCTCAGGGAAGGCCGCGGGGAACATCCGGGGATAGTCGCGGTTCGCCCGGAGGCGGCGCAGTACTTCATCCTCGCGTCCGGAGAGGCCGAGCTCCACCGGATGCTCGTTGAACATCGGAATGCGGGCCTGGTCCTCGAGTCGGGTGAGGCGCGGATCGGCCCAGGTCAGAGTGGCGGCGTAGGCGACGTTGGCGAGGCTCATCGCGCTGCGGGGATGCGCCTCGCCGGTGGAACCGACGGCGCGGGCGCGCCCGTCGGTGAAGGCGAGCTCCTGGCGGTGGCAGGAGGAGCAGGCCTGCGTGCCGTTCCCCGACAGGGCGCGGTCATAGAAAAGATGCCGGCCCAGCTCGACCTTGGCCGAGGTCATCGGGTTGTCTGCGGGGACATTAGGTATCGGGAACCCGGCCGGAAGCCGCCATTCGTAGGGCGGAGGCGGGGGAGGCACCGCCTGGGCTACCACCGCCGCTGTTGCAGCTCCGATACGCTCGGGGTCTGACCGGCGAGCTCGGCCCGCTGATCCACCCAGTGGGAAAATTCCTGGATCGCGTCCGGAGTCATCATGCCCGGCTGCGCCCGGCGCTTCTCGACCCACCCCTTCATCGCCGCGAGCAGCTCGTCGGCCCGGCCTCGATCGCTCGGGAAGAGCGCCACGTAGGCCTTCTTGGCATCCTCCACCCGGTCGAGCGCCAGGTACGCCTCACCCCGGTACTCGAGCGCGGGGGAGTAGGTCGGCTCCAGGGAGATCGCATGGTCGTAGGTCTCGAGCGCGGCGGCGTAGTCCCCCGTCTTCCGCAGGGCGAACCCCAGGTCGCTGTAGGCCTGGTAGAACCTGGGGGCCTTCACGGTCGCCGTCCGGAACTGCGAGATCGCCTTCTCGAACTCCTGCTGCGCCTTCTTTTCGAGCTTCGTCCGGTCCTTGTCCTTGGTCGCCTGGGCCGCCTCTTTCTGGAGGGCCAGCCCCTTGTCCCGCAGCTTGAGTCCGGCGTTGTAGTGGTCCGCGGCCTCCTCGGCCGGTGTTTTCCGGGGCGCGGACGGCATGGACGAAGTGCCGCCGGAGCGCGGCATGGGTGACCCGCCCGAGGCCCGCAACCCCGCGGGAAGGAACGCCAGGGAGACTCCGACCAGCACCGCAATACCCGGGATCCTCTTCACGGTGATCCTCCATTGAGATCGCACCAGAGTAGCAGATCTGGCGGGGGACAGCATGGAGACCG
The window above is part of the Candidatus Dormiibacterota bacterium genome. Proteins encoded here:
- a CDS encoding amidohydrolase family protein, whose protein sequence is MLSAAGLTLALVLTASRGEAPQPQALPSPVKDKVCKLVNGRWFDGTVFRRRVFYAAGGVLTVKAPAAVDEVVDLKDGYVVPPFGDAHNHYIAGPHDIDNILRQYLRDGIFYAKNPASIARDTGKIKDKINRPDGVDVVFANAGITAAGGHPVRLYEEYLRKVKTPGPDGTFENLGYVIIDNDADLEKKWPMIMAGAPDFIKGHLLYSEEFETRRNDPAYYGHRGLDPKVLRSIVDRAHADHLRVSCHIETAVDFRNALAAGVDEINHMPGYFPTPEHQEWFPITAQDAALAARQGVVVVTTTYVAAAEMARPEEAAQLKTARQIQAGNLGLLRDAGVKIALGPDVYGVTALAEALNVHTLNVLDNRALLKAWCETTAGTIFPKRKIGHLQEGYEASFLVLGGDPLADFEKVKDIRMRFKQGLRIPDSVLGLS
- a CDS encoding nuclear transport factor 2 family protein, producing the protein MSQDQQLRRLNEEYVAASLAGDVEWYRSHLADEFVCIESDGSVLDKPAFLRMTAQGSSSLILGQKAGARR
- a CDS encoding glycosyltransferase family 39 protein is translated as MSRLRLIGLFALAKLLLHLATSTGYGYFRDELYYLACTEHLAPGYVDHPSLSILFLWAVRHLLGDSRPALRLLPAVLGAATVALAGLMARALGGGRWAVALAMTGALVAPEYLALDHFYSMNAFDIVFWALAAFLLIRLIDGADPRLWLLLGLVLGLGLANKISVLWLGAGLLAGLVATPQRRWLATRWTWLCGAIALVLFSPYLFWQVRHGWPTLEFIHNATTDKMVAVAPLDFLIGQIRMVHPLTLPLWMGGLAWLFLHADGKRHYLLGWIYLTVFSILVLSGSSRSGYLAPAYTWLFAAGGVAGERLLDRKHLAWLRPVAVVLLIVAGAVTAPLALPLLPVDTYIRYSRALGERPSTEERKELGELGQFYADMQGWDAIVGTIADVYRPLPAQDATAARIFAPDYGVAGALDLLGRRQGLPQAISAHNNYWLWGPRGWDGRVLIVVGGEEDRLGDRFEAVERAATIDCGRCMPYENGRPVWVCRGLRAPVAETWAQIKHYD
- a CDS encoding DUF1579 family protein; this translates as MRTRALQIAVCLVLSSGLALAQAPGEKPKPGPEHKRLGYFVGKWTAEAEMKPSPFMPGGRMTNHDTCEWFDGGFAVVCRSEGKGPMGPTKALGILGYSTEEKAYTYYAVNNGPMDMATVPRGTVQDRSWVYDDEAKMGGKMVKSRYTIQEISPTSYTFKWEILGDDGAWQTLMEGKSNKSA
- a CDS encoding MbnH family di-heme enzyme — translated: MVAQAVPPPPPPYEWRLPAGFPIPNVPADNPMTSAKVELGRHLFYDRALSGNGTQACSSCHRQELAFTDGRARAVGSTGEAHPRSAMSLANVAYAATLTWADPRLTRLEDQARIPMFNEHPVELGLSGREDEVLRRLRANRDYPRMFPAAFPEDPDPVSLANVARALASFERTLLSGDSPYDRLIYRDDAGALSESARRGMRLFFSARLNCSRCHGGFTFSGPIAFEGARPIPATFHNNGLYNLGGAGNYPGDNPGLYGITGRMEDMGRFRAPTLRNIGLTAPYMHDGSIATLNEVIEQYARGGRLVPDGPLAGDGRDSPRKSDLIRGFDLDARGKTDLVEFLKSLTDVSFVTDPRYSAPPPLPDEGPGPSEDRSPPGGARIPLHPRR
- a CDS encoding tetratricopeptide repeat protein; its protein translation is MKRIPGIAVLVGVSLAFLPAGLRASGGSPMPRSGGTSSMPSAPRKTPAEEAADHYNAGLKLRDKGLALQKEAAQATKDKDRTKLEKKAQQEFEKAISQFRTATVKAPRFYQAYSDLGFALRKTGDYAAALETYDHAISLEPTYSPALEYRGEAYLALDRVEDAKKAYVALFPSDRGRADELLAAMKGWVEKRRAQPGMMTPDAIQEFSHWVDQRAELAGQTPSVSELQQRRW